In Streptomyces sp. NBC_01231, the sequence AGCGGGCCCGAGATCTTGTGCCGGAACACGGACTCCTTCGCCATGAACCGCACGAGACGTTTCTGCGGAAGCGCCGCCAGCCCGTCGAAGACGAAGTCCAGGTAGCTGATGTGATTGCTCACCAGCACGGCACCGCCCGAGCGCGGGATGTTCTCCGAACCCTTGCAGTCGATCTTGAGGTCCCACGCCTTGAACAGGGCCTGGGCGAAACCAACGACGGGACGGTAGACAAGCTCTGCCATGGACGGTGTGGGCCCTTCCTTCTCTGCCTGGGAAGGCGAATCCAGGCCGAAGTTACGCAGCCGTAGGTTTACGGCATCTCGCAGATCGTGCCCCAAGAACGGGCGGGGAGCCAGTCCTGGTGCCTGTCGGCGGCGAGATTCTCGTCACGTCCACCCGTGATCCACCTCGGGCTTTTAAGGCGCCTTTACTCCGCGCGTACGGTCGCCCGCCGAACAAGCAGGTACATCTCGCATCCGAGGCAGTAACCGAACGCGGCATTGAGGAACGCGGCCGCCAGCGCCGCGCCGGTCGCCGCGAGTCCCAGCCAGTCCGGGCCCAGCGTGTAGCCGACGAGGCCAACGCCCGCGAACAGAAGGCCCACTGCCTGCGCGAACCGGGGCGGCTCCGGCGCCTCGAACTCGGTCGGCGGCCCGAGCCGGGGCCGCACGGCCCGGCGGAAGAGCCAGCCGTAGGGGGAGCGTCCCACGCCACCCGCCGCGCCCAACGCGAACGCCAGCGTCTGCCAGGCCAGCAGCCACGCACTGCCGGTGATCAGTACGACAGCCAGCACGACGGTCGTCACGGCCGCGCCGAAGCGTGGCCCTCTCACATCGATGTCCATGGGAATGAAGCATTCCGCATCGGTAACGGTTCAGGGTGGCGGGAATCTTTGCGGTCTTGTGAATGCTGGTGCAGACGATGACCGGACTTGTGGTGTGTGTGGCGGTGCTCGCTGCGGCGAGTGCCTACGGAGTGCTGCATCGGCGACGGAGCGGGAGGATTCGGGTGCGCGGGCGCGACGACGGAAAGCGGCTCGGCGCGGCGGAACTTGGCGGGCGGCTCGGTGAGCGCGCCACCCTCGTCCAGTTCTCGAGTGCCTTCTGCGCCCCCTGCCGGGCGACCCGGCGGGTCCTGGGTGAGGTGGCCGACCTGGTCCCGGGCGTCACCCATGTCGAACTCGACGCCGAGGACAACCTCGACCTCGTCCGCGCACTCGACATCCTCAAAACCCCGACCGTGCTGGTCCTGGACGCCGACGGCCGGATCGTCCGCCGTGCCGCGGGCCAGCCGCGCAAGGCCGACGTGATCGCGGCGTTGGGGGAGGCGGTGTGACGCCCGTCGCACAGGGCGTGAGGCATCTCCCATATACCGGGACGTACTTGACTGCGCCTACCACCTATCGTCAGCCTGACCGTATGCCTTCGGAACTCCTTCTCTTCGGGCGGGTCCATGTCGATCTGGCCCGCACCGCGAGCGCGCGCTGTCCGAGCTGTTGAGCAGCCACGGACGCCCAAGCCACTCCTCGCAGAAGGACACTTCCATGACGGCCACGCCCGGCCTCGGCACCACTCGGCTCGCCTCGCCCGACCTCCTGCGTTCCGTCTTCCGGCGGCACGCGGCGGGAGTCGCCGTGATCACCGCGCGCGGTGACGCCGGCCCGGTCGGCTTCACCGCCACCTCCCTCACCTCGGTCTCCGCCGACCCGCCCATGCTCTCCTTCGGTATCGGCACCGGCGCCTCCAGTTGGCCCGCGGTGTCCGAGTCCGAGCATGTCGGCGTGCACATACTCGGCGAGCACCAACAGGACCTGGCCGCCACCTTCGCGCGCAGCGGAGCCGACCGCTTCGGCCCGGCGACCGGCTGGCGCGAGGGCCCCGAGGGCGTGCCGGTCCTGGACGATGTGTCGGCCTGGCTGGTGTGCCGGGTCGTGGCGCGGGTTCCTGCCGGCGACCACCGCATCGTGCTGGCCGAGGTCGTCCTAGGCGACCCCACCGGCCCCGGACGCCCGCTCCTCTATCACCAGGGGCGCTTCCATGGGCTGGGCGACTGAACGGCCCGCCCGGCCCCTCCGCTGCTGCGAAGGTGGCGAGTTCCGATTACGCTGCGTTGCAAAGGTCACAGTTCAAAGCGCTTGCTCAGCGGGAACGAACTGGGTGTACTGACGAGTAATATTTCGTTCGGAGCGTGGGTCGCCCCGACCGGGATCGGCCGATTGTGGCGCCTATGCTGCCTGCAAGAGGCAGCCGAAAAATGACGATGCAGTAGGAGAGCCGGCGTGAGCTTGAGGATCGTTGTCACTGTGAAGTACGTGCCCGACGCCACTGGCGACCGGCACTTCGCCGATGACCTGACCGTCGACCGGGACGACGTGGACGG encodes:
- a CDS encoding DUF4395 domain-containing protein, translated to MDIDVRGPRFGAAVTTVVLAVVLITGSAWLLAWQTLAFALGAAGGVGRSPYGWLFRRAVRPRLGPPTEFEAPEPPRFAQAVGLLFAGVGLVGYTLGPDWLGLAATGAALAAAFLNAAFGYCLGCEMYLLVRRATVRAE
- a CDS encoding flavin reductase family protein; its protein translation is MTATPGLGTTRLASPDLLRSVFRRHAAGVAVITARGDAGPVGFTATSLTSVSADPPMLSFGIGTGASSWPAVSESEHVGVHILGEHQQDLAATFARSGADRFGPATGWREGPEGVPVLDDVSAWLVCRVVARVPAGDHRIVLAEVVLGDPTGPGRPLLYHQGRFHGLGD
- a CDS encoding thioredoxin family protein; translated protein: MTGLVVCVAVLAAASAYGVLHRRRSGRIRVRGRDDGKRLGAAELGGRLGERATLVQFSSAFCAPCRATRRVLGEVADLVPGVTHVELDAEDNLDLVRALDILKTPTVLVLDADGRIVRRAAGQPRKADVIAALGEAV